The Astyanax mexicanus isolate ESR-SI-001 chromosome 8, AstMex3_surface, whole genome shotgun sequence sequence gagaaactgattcagaaactgaagtgttctcttaatcatatatatatacagtatatacttttATTCTACTGACTggtacaccctgtgcaaagtgtgttgtgatgctctttgctatcttgcaccccgtcAATTCTCTATTTTCCTTTAACGCTATTAAAATAACATCCATagagtttagtaataaatctacactgatgggtgtggtggtctggaagtgaggtatgtGATTCAGGTAAATGTCTGACGTGTTAAAATTTTGGTGACGGTAAAACAGCTGCTCTACTGactgattaactgattaattAACTCAAACTCAACATTGCTGAACTTATTTTAGTATCGTAACCTTCTTAAATAACGTTTTCTGTGATCAGCTGTTGATGTATTGGTAGGATCGGGGTCTTCTGCTGCCTCTGAGCGCTTAGAAACTTCTAAAGCAGCGAGAATCAAAGCAGCTGCCATTCGTTTCAAACCCAGCCTCAGGCAAActttagatattttagattatttatgaagagaaaaaaacacgTAGAATTGAAATGGTCTCTAAACTGTTTGAATCAGGAGGTGATCCAGGTCCAGGAGAGGAGCATCTCAGAGCTGCTGAAGGCTGTGAAGGAGCAAAGTGAGCATCTCAACTTCCAGAAGAACAAGATCAAGGGACTGGAGAATAAGGtacagttgtgtttttttttttttcatttttttggaatttaaaCATCCTGtgcgaaaaaaaaacaaacaagaaataaaggacttttttacatttaacatttacaattacatttacagcatttagctcatgctcttatccagagtgttTCTATTATCCAGGTTATAGAGTTGGattaatgtagtgttaggagtcttgcccagggactcttattattggtgtagagcagcattctgtagtcacccagagcaggaattgaaccccagtctcccacatgatgtggtagctcactagcaggtagtggtgttatccactgcaccacaccaaacgTTTTCAGAACACTCTTTAGAGTCTTTAATTTAGTGTGTTAATCttacattttaactgtttttattctgtcttttattctttctggactggctgtagaaacttttgactgggattctcatcatcttgttttgttttaaatccCTATTTTTTTCATGTGACCATTCAatggtatgggcagtgtctcctatgaggccaaagggtcaacgttttatcatggtgcagagaaatTGAAATGTCCCCAAATGTCCCAatatgaggacactgggtctTTAGAGGatcaaaaaattttttttttttttttttttttttgtacttgagtaactgtacttttacttaattatggGACtttctatgatcaggagattgccagttcgaatcctgttcatgtagtttgccatcagctgtcggagccctgagagagcatgattgactggccttgctttctctctgggtgggtacagtagatggcgttctttcccctcatcactgctagggtgatgtggatcagcacaaggctgcgtctgtgagctgatgtatcagaatactgtgctgtGCTTGCCTTTGAGTGTTcgacaatgctacagcatcagcagcagcccaaaaagaggcggagtcttcttttacatgtgtcggaggaggcgtgtgctagtcttcaccgtcctggtgtgttggggcatcactagtgatagggggagtcctttgGTCTTGTGTTAAATACTTGTGAATACTATAAGGGAAATAGACACATATCACTATAAACTCTTTTGTTATCTTCTAGCTCAACTCTGCCAGCCATCAAGAAACTACAGCTAAACTCCGATGGGACTCACAAACCTACAGCATGTCGGATTATCTCACCAACTATTCCACTGATGGAAGTTTCTCCAGTGGTGAGAAAGTTCCTCTGATGATCTTCTCTTGGTTTAAACCACATAAATAAGTCTGATAGACTGTGgatcactgatcactgatcattGTTGTGTTTATTGTAGATTTCCCGAAGGACTGCGGCGAGGCTTTCAGCATGGGGGAGAACGCTAGTGGGCTGTATGCAATCAAACCGAACCAATCAGAAGCTTTTCTTGTGCTCTGTGAATTCACTGAAGGTTAGAACTCACACAGTTCTCCAAATCTGATGTAGTTTTCTCATTTGTTCAAGAAAAGGTAAAGCTTTATAATACAGGTGGAGTTTTAGAGCGTAAGTTTCCTtcacttatggtgtaacttctctggatgaatcagtacattcaaaatactaatagggtcctactcgtacttaaatgtaggtacaataATATATAACCATGTTGCCCTTTGGTTATATATGGCGGTTATAATGGCTTTATTCCACTCACACTTCGAGAAATTATTATTCTAATCATTTTCTGAGTTTGAAAAGGAAGACAAGAATTTGATTTATGGTTTAAAACTGTCGAGGttggagcagctaaaaacagtcagggtggagcaggaagaaagcacccgaacatccctttcagacagcttcctcttagagcgtccacagttaatcctgttggatgtggttggtccttcttggtggtatgctgacattaccctggataccgtggctcttgatacatcacaaagacttgctgtcttggtcacagatgctccagcaagacgtgcaccaacaatttgtcctcttttgaactctggtatgtctcccataatgttatagtgtgcattgtgatatttagagcagaactgtgctcttaccctgctaattgaaccttcacactcacacttactgctcttactggtgcaataatgtgcaattaatgaagattggacaccaggctgctccaatttagccatgaaacctaaaatcccacacaaaaatgatgacaggtgtttcagtttcattgtccaacccctgtttattaatagttaatacatccacacctcacctgatttttactgttattactctctaagtacacagtacttattCTCTAAAacatgggctgtattataaagagtTACCCAAGAAATTCAATATCTACACAGAGACGATTGGCTTTCTTTTCTCCACAGACGGAGCGTTCACGGTGATCCAGCGCAGGCAGGACGGCTCTGTGGATTTTAACCTGCCCTGGCAGAGCTATGAGGACGGATTCGGAGACTtcaggagtgagtagcatgaaTGAGATCTCCTCTCCACCTCCTGAGCACAGAGACACGAGCTGCCAGAGCACAATAGAGCCTTCTGATTTCATCTCAACATTTCTGAGAACCTAGAGCTTCTGACAGCTTAGCTTTCGGCACCTTCTCACTGATCTTCACTCTCACAGGCCTCTTCTGCTCAAACAACTTGTGACACAACTTTATTTTTCACCAGAAACTGAATGGAATACTCCATATTAGGGCTGAATTATGATACAGggttttgtgatattgtaaacaAGGCGATATATCATGATatcacggtaccactttaaaataaggcataaggctcctttataatgttattaattaggttgtaaatactttataacccattaataagcagtcaGAACATGTACAAAGAAATACAACAGTGGCCTGTTTTtcgccaaatagtgattccacatttatttatactgttaaaccttagATCTGACTTTGTCAGTTTCATCAGTCAGAAGTCAGCATTTACATATCTGTTAATAACCGTTTATCCAATAATCATAATGTATATGTTACCATTAAATAACAATTAATTACTACATTTATTAAAGGTTTATAAAGTGtttgcaacctaattattaacctcattaaccattaataaacttcctCATAGACTATTTCTAAACCCGTTATAAAGGAgcctaattttaaagtggtactcatGATTGTTTAATTAAATCTAAAATGGTTTAAAGATCATTAGACATCATGGGTCCAATCGTACTTCCTGCACAAAgtgcattgctatcttacaccccggcaagagtctattttcatgccttgacCCCACGTCATTAAAATAGTATCTATAGAGTTTATGAACTTATTTgtactgatgggcgtggtggtctggaagtgaggtgtgttcaggtaaatttctagcttgtttctatcttggtggtgggaactacaggtgcgccactgactgattaaaacccactttttattgtttatagcCTAAAATTAATAATTAGCAGAATAACGCTATTGGAGTGTCTGAGAGTGCTGGATGTGGAGACTGAAACCTGTATGTCACACTGTGTAGGTGAGTTCTGGCTCGGCTTGAGGAAGATCTTCTCCATCTCTCAGCATGGTGGCTCTCTCCTGCACGTTCAGATGGAGGACTGGAAGCAGGAGAAGCATCTGATGGAGTTCCAGTACAGACTGGAGGGTCCTGCCTCCAACTACACCATCCACCTCCGACCAGCCCACCTGAGCACTGAGACCGACACCCAGACAGGAATGAGGTTCTCCACTAAAGACCACCATGATGAAAATAACTCCAGGAGCTGTGCTCACGACTACACAGGTACTGTACTGTTGTACCTCTATCTGCATCACTATGTGCATGATAATTAATAGACAGATGGTGGTGCATCAAACTTGAAAAACcttttttggaataattttgtttcaatctgcaatcaaaataatatatatatatatatatatatatatatatatatatatatatatatatatatatatatatatatatatatactcttaaccctttcagaccctccATTCATTACTATGGAcatcttatattttatttatttttattttatttttatttgcacaaaaCACTATTCGACACTAGTCCATCAGAACAGATCATTAATCAGCCAATCAATGAACAAGttaataaaccaatgaaacagtaacttggtcTCCTCCACTGCAAAACACTGGAAAAATAGTAGATctagagcaattttttttttataaattaatgtGCTTTAGAATAAGAACTTTTAATTGGGTTTTGTTTTTACTGATTATGGatggtttaaataaaaatagaaaaggtcaatataaaatattttaatagttttgtaggTTTTTATAGGTAGTTTCATAGGTTTTCTAtgcaatagaaaataaaaaaaaactattaaatattttagttatttttatttatttgctatatcTTTTATAGAgtataatagtttttaaaaacacttttattacagtaatttctGCTCAATGAGCTCTCCTTTCTGCTCTggtccctaaacccatacatcaccatcaAACAGTACTACTGCCCCTCCTAAAAAAAAACgcccattttttagcatttttagctgaggatggagtcagctaaaatcagggggtctTTTGtagcttttgagtgttttttgtcaattttgtcaATGAGTAGACATGTCTAGAATCTAGAAGACTATGATTAATCtatttaaaaattgcatttaatatAAGAACGATGTTTCCTATAATTTCCTATATTTCCTACAGTTTACTGCAGTTTGTGTCTCTTCTCGCTCTTTTTTAGGAGGCTGGTGGTTCAGCACTTGCGATGACATCAACCCGAATGGGAAATGCATCCAGAGCAGACCCCGCAGGAAGCACAATAAGGGACACGTCCAATTCAAGTCCTCTCAAATCTCTATATTTCATGCTAAAAAGACTTAATTCCACTTGTAGTGTGAAAAGACACTGGTATGATACAGGATCTGAGTTCCTGTTATTCAATAGGggcagttttagagttttagcaCTGGACCTAAGTAGACAACGGACTACAAACCCCATCAGCCTGCAGAAAAATGTGAAATGAACTGAGATATATTGTTCTGAAATACACTGAATACAAATGTgaagtagaataaaaaaatacataaaaaaaaactgggaaaGTTTTTCCACAGAGCATATATTCTAGTAATAATTACTCATATTTCTTTGCGTATTTAACTACACATTTTTATCTTATCTTGTATCTTAGTAGATTTTACTACAACCATGTAGCGCCACTTTCTCCCATGGCTTTTATAATTTacttaatagtaatagtagtaattttggatttatttagtAATGCTTACcagccaaatattttatttagtgtaGCCTCAATTTCTGTAGGTGTTAATAAAGCAGTTTTGTGCCTCACAAAAAGGAAAAATTAACAAAGAGTTAATTTAGACTAAAATTTGCAAATGTATTTGAcgacaaacaattacaaagaaacaccAAGTAGTGCTTATCATTTTATGGAAAATTCTAACATCACTAAATTATACTAGGTTATTCTTGTAGATAGTACTTAAATTaacttaattatatttataaagtcaaaaaatttttttttacactgtacaggtgcataaaaaaaaatagaatattgttGAAAatttactttgtttcagtaattcagttcaaaaagtgaaTCTATTGTGATctagtgtgatctattttaagcgtttagaCCATTTTAGACAATTTTCCATTCAGAAAGTGTCTAAAAGCTGCATGAGTTGAAGCCCCAGGTCTGTTGAATTAGATCCAACCAATCAGAAATGAATAGCCAATCACGGTCCAGGTCTCTAAAATTGCACAACAGCTCTCAGTCTGGGAGGTTGATGGTGAAACAGTGTAAAACTGAGTGACCTGTATGAACCATCACCACGCGGCCCAAAGCTCTAAACCTGATCCATCAAATTTACATAACCTGCAACCTGCTCACCCCACCAGCATGAATCCTGCTCAGGGGTCATCACTGATCCAGCATGAATCCTGCTCAGGAGTCATCACTGATCCAGCATGAATCCTGCTCAGGGGTCATCACTGATCCAGCATGAATCCTGCTCAGGGGTCATCACTGATCCAGCATGAATCCTGCTCAGGGGTCATCACTGATCCAGCATGAATCCTGCTTAGGGGTCATCACTGATCCAGCATGAATCCTGCTCAGGGGTCATCACTGATCCAGCATGAATCCTGCTCAGGGGTCATCACTGATCCAGCATGAATCCTGCTCAGGGGTCATCACTGATCCAGCATGAATCCTGATCAGGAGTCATCACTGATCCAGCATGAATCCTGCTCAGGGGTCATCACTGATCCAGCATGAATCCAGCTCAGGGGGCATCACTGATCCAGCATGAATCCTGCTCAGGGGTCATCACTGATCCAGCATGAATCCTGCTCAGGGGTCATCACTGATCCAGCATGAATCCTGCTCAGGGGTCATCACTGATCCAGCATGAATCCTGCTCAGGGGTCATCACTGATCCAGCATGAATCCTGATCAGGGGTCATCACTGATCCAGCATGAATCCTGATCAGGAGTCATCACTGATCCAGCATGAATCCTGCTCAGGGGTCATCACTGATCCAGCATGAATCCTGCTCAGGG is a genomic window containing:
- the LOC103044426 gene encoding angiopoietin-related protein 3 → MAANRVTVNLVKLALLVVLVVLTNAFPTTEDTDTEDTSLSQVGHRSAFAALDDVRLIANGLLQLGKNLRDFVQKTKGQINDILQKLNIFDKSFYQLSVLASEIKEEEEELKKTTVVLKASNDEIKSLSLEINSKVEDIMKERIQLRNQVGGLEEKLSGISQGLLSADQVAEISALKEVIQVQERSISELLKAVKEQSEHLNFQKNKIKGLENKLNSASHQETTAKLRWDSQTYSMSDYLTNYSTDGSFSSDFPKDCGEAFSMGENASGLYAIKPNQSEAFLVLCEFTEDGAFTVIQRRQDGSVDFNLPWQSYEDGFGDFRSEFWLGLRKIFSISQHGGSLLHVQMEDWKQEKHLMEFQYRLEGPASNYTIHLRPAHLSTETDTQTGMRFSTKDHHDENNSRSCAHDYTGGWWFSTCDDINPNGKCIQSRPRRKHNKGHVQFKSSQISIFHAKKT